The Phoenix dactylifera cultivar Barhee BC4 unplaced genomic scaffold, palm_55x_up_171113_PBpolish2nd_filt_p 001435F, whole genome shotgun sequence DNA segment ATAGGAAATAGAGATCATTTATTTAGTCTAGTTTACGAAGCTGGTAAAGTTTCCAGGGACATGAATCCCCAATTCTGATTCAGTTATATTGTTTGGCGCGAACAGGCTGGTGGGTTTGACAAGCTCTTGCTTGATAGCCTGTATGAAGATGCATCCAGGAGACAACAGATTGGGGCAGATGCCAATCCATTCAACTCCAGGGACCCGTTTGCCATGTCCAACAGCATCGCACCTCCGCCCAATGTCCAGATGGCTTTAATGGCGCAGCAGCAACAACAGTATTATTAtcagcagcaacagcagcaacaacaacaacagcagTACCATCAGCAGCAGCATATGATGATGGTTCCACACACTTCTCAACCTCAATATCCTTATCCCCAGATGGGCTCTGCAAATCCTTTCAGCGATCCATTTGGCAGCTTCCCTCAAGGTGCTCCACAACAAGGAAACTCAAATTTGATTTGAGAAGGTCATTTCCTGTttccccttccccttccccttccacccccccccccccccccccccccccccccccccccccccccttcaaaAGCATTGTATTTTTTTccctattttttataatattattctAAAAGGTCACCCTGTGGTGCATTGAGTGGAGCTTCTTGTATAGTCGAGCCTGTTATAGAGGTTTCTCATGGccaagtattctttcattctttgtAATCGGTAAATCATTGTCTACCGATCCAGGACTCCATTTGGCTGTATTCATGATACTTTGGCAAACATAATAGTGCACTTTGATATATGCCGGCGTCTGACAGTTTTATTATCATTCATTCTGTTCTAACATAGCAAGACCATTCAGGATTTCACCTCATTCATCCGCTTCCTCGTCTAGCCTGGCAAGAGGCTTTCAATAAATTCATCCCAAAAGTGTGCAACAATTACTTGAGTTTTTATTGTTTTGAGGATCGTTTTTGTTGTGTGACAAAAGATATCTGTTCTACCGACCCATGAACAAAATCTGTTGACGTTGGATGTCATGTTACCATCACACTCTGTTTTCTACTAACATTGGTCGCAAGATTAGCCGACTGACGCATGTTTCCTAGTCCGTGGTGCAAGTTTTAGTAGAGCAGAGTGAGTGGTGATTGGGACATGTTCTATTGATGGTTTTTCATTTCTATGACAAAACCATGATGATACTTGATGATGCTGTCCTACAACACAAAATGAGCATATATGATCTAATCTTGATGGAATCCACCCAATAGGAACAAAACTTACTACTTGGCATTGAAGGGCAGGCTCATATGTGACATCCATGAACTACATGCATCTCAATGCCCCTTTTCTCTTCTCATCCAGCAAATCCAATGGTGCTAGTCTTACCCAAAAAAATGATCATATATGATCTAATCTTGATGGAATCCACCCAATAGGAACAAAACTTACTACCTGCCATTGAAGCCTTGTGCAGGCTCGTATGCGACATCCATGAACTACATGCACCCTCGTTGCATGTGAAAGTATCGAACAAGTGCATAGATGTACATCTGGAGACACCCAGCGACATAATGTCACGAAGAGAGCTACCGTACGAGCCATTCATATCAGATTTACGCATTTCTTTTGAACCATCTTTACAAAAACAAGCTAAATTCATTAGCGCAACTAGATAATTATGAATCATCATACTCAAATTTAGTTTCTCTTCTAGATCAGGCACTACATTCAAAATTCAGCCAAGTACTAGAGATGGTAGTGTAACACGGatcaaaaaaaagtaaaaaaaattgcacGTCAGCGTATAACTTATTTGTATCACAAAACCATTATTCCAATAATACGGACACATGAATCAACAACCAGTTCATGCGTATGGTAGGGCCTCCTTTCCCGCATACATTTTGTATACGGGACAATCCGTACGGGAGCATTGGAAAACACTGGGCGCCGGATACCATTACCAGCTCGCGACCCACTGGAAAGACTGGAATCTCTCGTGCCCCCTTAGAAGAGCCGCGCATTATTCCAACCACCGGGTGACCCAAACCCAGGTGTCTTACACGCTTCCTTCTCGGAACCAACCACAAACTCGAACCCTCGAGATCGCCCATTCcctataaataattaaatacctCCCTTTCCTGTTTTTGGCCTGTCGTTTCTTCTCCATATCCCCCTCtgttctctctcgctctctcttgcCCGTTGCAATGGCGCGCATCCTTTCTCAAACCCTTGCCCGGCAGTCCCAAACCCTAGTCCACGATCCAACCAGAGCGCGCCTCCTCCCGCCGCCGCCCAACCGCCTCGAGGGCCACCGCGGCCGGGCAAGCCGGCCGGAGAAGGCCCTGCTCGTGGAGGTGGACCTGGAGACGGAGGCGGCCGGGCCGGATGTGGAGGTCCTTGGGATGCGCCGCCTCGAGGACGCCATCCACGGGATTATTGTCCGCCGATCCGCCCCCGACTGGCTCCCCTTCATCCCGGGCGCCTCCTACTGGGTCCCGCCGCGGAAGCGGCCCTACGGCGTGGTGGAGCTCATCGGCAGGCTCGCGAATCCGATGACGGAAGAGGAGGTCCTCTCGCTCACTAGCGTCCGCGGCTGGCCCTCGTCCGCCTTTTTCGTGGAAGGTAGCGTTGCGAGATGTCAGATCCCTTTCTTAGATGGTTTCGTAGATTGGCTGATTTCTTCATTGATGatttaatcataaaaaaatattttttagctaATTATCTGTTAATCTATTCAGTATAAGAATTTATTTCATTATTCCTGGTGAAATTGACAACCTTTTTCTTGAATGGCGTGGGACGTTATTCTGCGATTCTATTTTGGAGTTTCTGCTGGTTCATTTGGACTACTGATGGACGATAATAATGGCTTTTGGTTTGTGTTTGGTGACCATATTGATCTATAGATTTGAGGAAAAGAGTGGTGTTTCAGGCAGGTCTCTGGGAAATCCTATTATTTGATGCTACAATTCTGTTTACAAGATGGGTTTGTAGCGTTTCGTTTTGGTGATTATAAAGGTCTAGATTTTCTTCATCTCCAAAAAATTGTGTAATGGAATATTAGTTGAATGAAATATATCCGGACTTcctacaaaaaagaaagaatagattCTTAAAGTCGGAGGTTCCTCTTTTTCTGGGCAGAAATCTACTTATTTGGATCTTTGTATTAGATTTGCTTTCTATAATATCATTTGGGAGCAGACTAGGTCACCTCATGGTGCAATGTTGTGCTGATGCATGCATGTTGAGTATTACCCTGTTTATATTGGATGTGTGTCATGATAGACATGGCTCTTTGAACAACATATTCAGTGGCTGTTATCAATTtggcatatatttatatatataaatatatatagaaTATGGCCTACTATTTAACTACAAGGCAGCTGTTTTTCGTTTTTGGTATATATAACTGCTTTGGGCAATATGTGTTAGGGGTTGTTATTGCTGTTTCTTGAATCATATAGCTTGGGATTTGTCTATAAATTTCCTATGTTCCCCAAAATTCCTGGTAAACTGTAGAAGGGATTGGTTCATACCTCTTAGCATTAGTCTCTTGTGGCAATACTGCAAGGTGATCGGTATTTCACCAGCTCAGTGAGTATTACGAATAACTCATCTGAGGATATATCTGTTTCAATCTCATATTTGAAACTTACACAGGTGATGAATCTCAAAATGTCTTTCACAAATGGTGCCATTGGAGCTTATCTATCAAGACCACTTGGATTGCTCAAGTGGAAATAGGGCCGTTTGAAGCTATGAAGTTCGACCATGCTGTCTTATTCTAAAAAGCTGTATaactaaaaaaatttctttttttttttttgtctctcaTCCCTAAATTATTGAGGATACATTTTTGCTAAATGCTTCCCAAGTCCCAACGTCTGAATACTGATATGAAGAGTAGATACTATTTTTATTGGTTCTCTATCTTTAACCTATGACAAGTTGCAATAAATTCTTTTCCTCAATTTGCTCTCCTACTTTTCTAGATGTGGCAAGCACCACAAAATTATCCCGGTAATTTAAAATTTGGAATTTATGGACTCGCGATACATTGACCATCCTTGTTCTGTTATCCACAAGTTATCTTGGTAACAACTAGCCTGATGTACTTTGAGGACCTATacaagcatgtgtttagtccaacATTGGTTATTTGCTTGGTAGatgttggatacttatacatgataaagaaactcaaataatacctttcggctagccttTTTGAGTAAGGTCTTGGGTTatgacaaatggtattagagcggacCAGCCTATGGCTTATGTGGACAAGAGGACGCTGCAACATAGATATATTTGAGCTGACCATGAGCTGATCATGATATTTGTGATTGAATTTGGATTTTTAGTCTGGCGAGGACGTTAGGGCTTAAACGGGCATAGTATGTGATGAGCCATGttggcgtgtgtttagtctcacatcggttatttgctaggtagattttgagtacttatataagatcaatgaacccaaataatacctttcgactAGCCTTTTTGAGTGAAGTCTTGAGTTGTGATTAATGGTATCAACCTGTGGGTTATGGGTCCACCATGCTTCCGCTGCCCCACTCTGAtaatatataagtacccaagatcccGAGACTTGTGGATTAATCATAACTCAGAACCTTACCCAAAAAGGCTAatcaaaaagtattatttgggttctttgattcTATATAggtactcaagatctatccagcgaataactgatgtggaactaaacacacgcctgcatgGGTCATCACATGAGGCTGGTTAAAAATAGTAGGGTTGCTTTTGTTGGCAAGTTGGCATATCTAATTCTTTGTGatgtttcttttatcattcttgTAACTTAATAGTTATTATGATTTTATTCTTCATGAAGTTAAAGTTGATTGTTATGGAGTCCATCATCAGTATAAATTTAAAGATTTTGGGATTTAATTGAAATGTTCCAATAAtatgtctttctttttttgggtgGAAAAAAGTTCCAATAATATgtcaagaagaaaaagaaaattagaattACATGATTGTTTGGTTGTAGTTCGAAGTGAAACAGGTAACTAAAACTTGGGGACATGTTCCAGGTAAAGGAAGTGTTTGATGCAACATAGGCCATGCATAAAACATGCTCGAGGGAAGTAATACAGCCTATAATGTGAAGCACCATTTTTTCCCTAGGGGTTGGGGAAGGGAGAGGAGTGTTAttcattcattcttttttttttgtgtgtgtgtgtgtgtgtgtgtgtttgggtggggggttatttatttataatatttggGGAGTGCGGAAGGTGGATGCTGGGATGAGGTGAGAGTTTctcaaaatcaagatgaatcatGATTGAAATATACAAATTCTTGGTTCGAAATTGAGAAAGAGGATTTAATAATTTAAATTGTCAGAAAGATGATTCATTTGTTGTTTCATAGCCATGCACAAAGCAtgtttctttcttgtttcttttgtgCTTAGAAAAAAAACTCTACTGTTACAAGGAATCACCTTTGATTCATGTGTTCCATTTGTAAACATTAAAGAACAAACGAAGAGGTGAGATGTTTATCCCATCCTTCTACTAGTAGTTACTTTTTTGTTGTAGGTACTTTGACTCATTACTTCATGAATTACAGGCGTGTCTCCACATCCAGCGAAGAAGGGCCTGGAGAAAGCTTCTGCACAGTCTGATGATGAAGAAAGCTGACTGGTATCGGACTGAGAAGCAGGGTGAGTAATTTTTGTTGGCATCCATTAGGATTAGCCATCATCTTATTTTTAGTTCCATGGATTTGACGGGGAGATAACTTCCCTGCATTGGATTTATGGCAGTACAATGATGATATATTAGCGTTGTGAATATAAATGAGCGAGTTAGGGAGTCATCAATTAGTTGTTTCATTGTGCATTCCTGTCAATCTTTCTGGTTTGCGGACAATATAAACAGAGACAAACTTGTTCTTCTGTGCAAGTTGAAATTGGGGCATATCAGAATTCAATATCTGGCATTGGCTCTGTTAGTTCTGGTTGGCTACCAGGAGGTTGAACCATCTCTCTCTAATGTGCAGGCTCTGCGGCAATGTAGATTTTGGATAATGCTAAGCCCTCCAGAAGCTCAGTGCAAGTTGTACAtatagggaggaagggaggctGACGACGGATGGGATGCCCATGAAGATCACCCTCCTTTACCTTGATGCCCGATAAAGATCAATAATGTAATTTAACTGTGTTGGTGTTCTCTGAATTTAATGCATAAAATAtctgatttttctttatttgtctTGCATGATATAGTTGAGATTGGCATGTGAGAAGCAGGCAGGTCTTGGATTCATTATGTGATTTGGAAAGTATGCTTTGCTATTGTATCTAATGTTGGGCGTTAGGAAGCAACCATGATTAGAATAAGGAAGCTTATGGCCCATGTTGTTAATTTTTCTATCAGTGAAAAGATGATCGGTTAGTGATGTAGCTGGCTGTGCTTATGCGAGAGCAGTGTGAGTAATCgatgtagaaaaaaaaaacaaaaaacaaaacaaaaaacggTTCCTTAATTTAATGAAAGTGAAATTTTGTTGCTAGAGGATCTAGGACATGATGCTGTGTCTGTTGGGGGGTTACAACTGCGCAATCCAACAGAAGATCGGTCATAAGTTACAACTGAAGGATAGGGGTGGGTTGATGGAGAGGAGCGAGTTGGTACGGTCAAAATTCCAGATGGCAAGAATGATGCGTGTTATTAGTTGCGATCAAAATTCTACACCATTTGGATGCAGTCGTTGGGACTCTATTCTAGAAGAGATTGTGGGTTGATTGTGACTTTATTTTGCGTTAAGGAGTTGGCTTGTGGTGTCCTGCAAACCGGCGACACCATGCACGAGCTTCGTGCTGACCATGCAAGGATGTGCCAtggaaaatatttctttggttTGGCAGCGTGTCATGACCTAGTCTCACTACAGCTCGTTCGATATCCTGGCTGCCTCGCCGAGGTTTCGGTTTGAAGTTAAATGCTACGTTCTTCCTCTTTGGCGACATGAGAAAAGGATTGTTTGCACCTGTTCTGCCATATGAAACGTTTTACCTATCAGGTGGCATGAGAGAAACCATTGCAAACAACTTATGATAATTAGCATCATACATTTAGAACTTCTCAATACATTTATAACTGGAAAAAGATCGAACTCGATCGCTTGGATCCTTTCCATTGTTCTCACAAGAAGAGGAGAAGCCACCGGGCGACTAGCATTTTGCTGGATTAGCCTCCAATATGACAGGCATCTGGCACATTCTCTGCAGTTCTCAGGGCTCCTTGAAAAATGTTGTTTCATATTCACATGCAACACTAATCAAAATTATAAAACAAGGCAAAAGAATTACTTTGAACAAACACCTGGAGTAAAGGACAGCAATGCTGGAAGAAATGTGCAAGTTTATTACCATGTGGATCCTTGATCCTTGACATCCCAAGCTTGATACATTTCTGCAAGTTTTGGTCATGAAGGTCGTCATTCTCCATATCAAAAGCAAGAAAACAGGCAATCCTGGGCTTGACAATATAATTTAACTTTCTATAACTTGCTTTATTGCGAAGCGCATGTAGAATTAGCATATTTTTTATATGCATGAGTTTAAGAAGAAATCGTTCTGCAATGCACTCTGTAGTTGATGCTCCTTGTTGCTTTAGATAATTAGTCTGATCTGAAGTTGCTTTTACGTGTTAGTTCTACTTAAGGAAAAATTCTAATCAAAGGTTGCTAAACACTAACTACTGGTTTTTACCGAAGAAAGACTTTGATTGCATTAAGTAGCAAATAATTTTCTAATATGATGGCTTTTTATGAAGGAATTGGTGAATTTTTGTAGCTCTTCCAAAAGCATCAATTGTTAATTACTCGGCTCTCTCTTGGTGATTTTGTTTTCGTTTCCCATGTGCTGCCGTGATCGAGCGGGAGTCGAGCTACAATTGCTCTCCTAATTCAGTATCTCATTAGTATATAATGTCTACAATTTCGAAGCCGGGAGTCGAGCTGCAATTGCTCTTCTAATTCAATATTTTAATAGAATATGATATTTGCAATTTCGAAGCTATAGATTGGATGGTTTCGGACAATTTTGGAGATATCTTGTTAGATTGAAAAAATAACAATGTAAATATAATGTCGGTTTATTAGCCTGGGTAtgagaattttttttccaatataaatttttatttgccCGCAGAAACCAATCGTAACCGTCCAATCACAGCCCCTCTCGCCCTCTGAGAATCAGAGTCCCAGTTCCTCGTAACCGCCTTTCTTCCCCTCGGGTATAAATAAAAGAAGGGAATACCGACGTGCGCGTCTTTCCATCTCCGTTGGTCTCGCGGCGGCGGCAAGGAGCGATCTTGGATACCGATAGGGGAAGGGtaagggaagagaagggatggCGGCGTACGACGAGGTGGAGATCGAGGACATGGAGTGGAACGAGGAGCTGCAGGTGTTCACGTACCCGTGCCCCTGCGGCGACCTGTTCCAGATCACGAGGGAGGACCTCCGCGCCGGCGAGGAGATCGCCCGCTGCCCCAGCTGCTCCCTCTTCATCACCGTCATCTATAACCCCGAGGATTTCCCCGATCCCGAGAGGAAGCAACCCCCGCCCTCAAGCGTCAGCCCTAAATTGGTCGTCGCTTGAGCTGCATCGGTTCTAGTCGGCTCTCAGGTTAGGGCTTCTTGGACTGATTTTGATGTTTTCCTGGGATGATTAGCGGATTCGGTGCTTTACCTTGTTCTATTCTCTCTTGATAGGAATCAACGGCCTTAATAGGCGTTCTCTATCCTCCAAACACAAAATTACTTTACAATTTGATTTTATCGAAGCGTATAATATTAGATTTGATGGAGAATTTAGTTTGAACTTGAATTTATACCATCTTTGTCTGCATAAATATGGAGATTGTACTAGCGTTTATTGGCTTCTGGAGAACAATGGTATGGAGGCCTTTAAGGAGGAGTACCTCCTATAAACAACATAACAAGAATCTCTCCTTGTAAATCTTACATGTTTTAAGTGTAAACGAAGTATAATTTGGTCTCCATTTATCTTTGTTTCAGAGGACACAGGGTTTTGTAGACAAGGGTTCTTATTTCAGATAAGAAATAAGGTGTACTGTGAAAGTTGCTTTCAGAATATTGGACTGGGTGGTCATTCACAATTTCAACTTTATAGAATTCTTTCGAGTTTTCACTCAAGATcacttaaaaacttttaaaggaGCTTGTTTACTATTATTACTAGGAGTTTGGGTCAAGCAAAAGGGAACAACACAATCAATTGTGAACCAGGAGAACCTTTTTCCATCCATATGGGTCATGGTTCAAGTTATATTTCACCAAGgtctaaaatattttatggTTGGCACGCACATCTTTCTTGCTGAGGTAGCTTTGTACAAGAGGAGTGCTTTCCATTAGATGTCGGAGCCAGTGAGGGGTCTGCTTTATCAGTTCTGGGGTTTCGGTTTTTGCATATTGTGCAAGCATAGATATACCTGCGGAGTTGAAAAGAGCCTAGATAGTCAGACAAGAGAGCAAAGATTTATCTAGGGAGACATAATTATATCCGCAGGATAAATTATAGGTTAGAAGTTCCGCCCAAATGTCTGTTTCTAATTTACTAATGTGCCTAGTCAGTAAGTTGCTGCCCTCACCTAGGAGAAAAGATATTAGCGAACGCTGTTGTCTATTTTTGTTCCAAGCCACATAGTTAGCTTGCTACTTGATATCCACGCAACTAATTGGAAAAATGTAATGTTGGAAGTGTATGTAATTTTTTTCCGTTATGCTATGACTTATGTTCTGAAGCTTTACCCCATTCCTTGCTTACTCCTAACCTAGCTATTCTCACATTGGATTTACCTCTTTCTCAGAAACAATGCAGGCTTCTTTATTAAACTTTGATAATGagaaaatattttgaatatctTGATAGAGTGGACGTTGATTTGTAGTTTCAGTGGTCGTTAAAATTATTTGATCTTAGCTTACCTTgtgaaccctttttttttttaatgaataataTTGAAGCATGAACTGAAATCCTGCTGGCCATGATCTGGTAattgataattattaaaaaaaatattaattagaaCTCATAGGGTAACATGTATTCTCTCGCCTGATCATTGAGACTACATGCTAACATACATTTCTAGAGCACGATAGAGTACTGCAAGGTTTTTGAATGATTAACCCCATCATAATTTTTTAGAAGTTGATGTTATAATTAGATGTGCAGAATAAACTTTTTCCCTATGaagctgaaattttttttctttgcatcATATGTGTGGTATAAATCAtatattacttttttttaaaaaaaaatgacatgCATGGGCTTTTTTTTAAAGGAATGTGCTTTTAGATGCACAATCTTTCCATTTGTGAAGAATTTAAAGTTTGAACACACGCAATTTTTGGCATGTAGACTGAATCTTTTGAAGATGAAACAAAATTGAAATCGCTCTTATGAATGTAGTAGGAAATACACAATCCCCATTACGACTAGGTTGGCTCACAGAATTTATAACATAATTTTTTGTAACCAAATGCTCTTTCACCGACTTTGAAGCAGTGGTACTAtctttgttatttttctttcttaatgcaAATTATTGTCAATGAAAGCTGGGGGAAGAGGAAATATAATGAAAGATAAAAGCCATTTTTGCTTGAAAGGAGGTTATGATGCTCTTCGCACACATGGTAATTGGAATCATTTGATATAATATTTCTACATCATAAAATCCTTCCACTGACTGTTGCTGATAAACCTATATATTGAAGCTTAAATGCAATTTGCATGTTCTGTTctgactttttttatttttgttgatgTAATATTCTGTTCTCGTCAAGATACCAGTTAAATAAAGTTTAGGATGTAATTGACCAATCTGTACCTTGCAGGAAGGAAAAAATGTGATGGGGCACTGCAGACATAGTGATAATTGGATGGATTTTTGaccatgaggatgagatcaagtttttttttttttttttgcttttttgaaATCTTAAAGTGGATCTAACGCCTTTTATTCTACGACCTATATTTTCATTTCAAACACATTATTGAAGGAGACTCAGTATGTATATCTACCTCTATGAAGTTTTGGAAATGTTTGTAAGAGTGGATAATGCTCTTTTTTGTTGAGTTGATAATATTGTTGTTTTTCACATGTCTTTGCTCGTCTATGCTTTTCTGATCCATATAGGGAATGGATTGtgagctattttcatgttcgCAACCAGTCAAATGTGAAATTGTGGTTTGTCTCGTGTTTTGTAAAGTTATATATGTGAACTTTTTGAAGACGTGGTGCACTGATTTGAGCAAAAATATGATTTGATCGAGACGCAAGCATGTAAATTGCTTCCGGGTGCATGTGTTGATCTTTTTTTCCCAGAAAAAAGAGGATCTAAGTTGGACTTGTCTATCAGAAAGAAGTGCAGGTAGACTCACCTTAATGGTATTTGTTTTCCAAACCACGATCATTTAATCTTGTGTTCCTGATATCAGAACCTCTGATTGCAAGGCGGAAGGGTGTGAGAAGTGGGACAAGCCCAAGTTTGCATTCATCATAGACAAATATGCGTGATTATTCAGAAGATGATACTCACCTGTCAACATTTTACAGACAAAAACCTTCATATcttgttttatttgtttgtctCAGTCTTAAAGCTTGTGTTTATTACAGGCTCCAGTCTTACACTGTTTGCTTGGACTTCATGGTCTCACGGTTCTTTGTCAATCAGCAACTTTGACAATTTGTCAACTACGATTCGATGTTTGACAGTTGAAGTAAAATCCCAGGTTACCGTGCCTCAAGTAGATATCAGCGCGTGGGCGTGGCGTACAAAATTAATTTTGCAAATagtcaaccttttttttttttttttggcatctgATTGCTTTTTCTCTGAAGAGCAGATCGTCCCCGACACAGCATGTAACGGTCAACTTTTCTGACTAAagcagaactttttttttttttgtgatttgtCAAAACTTGGGCATATGATTTTGTAGAACgaaaatagaatttattttttaaaaagtcaaataaataacaaattatttttaattatttaactTATTATCACTTCCATGACGTTAATGATGAAAAAAGTGAATAATATAATCTCTATAATGTTAGGCTTTGATCAATCAATCTGCAAGCCACCAATATTTTGGCACAACGAATCAAGCAAAATCGATCCTGGTGGACATGTTTTTAACTGCAGTGCtacagtattttttttaaaattattttggtCAAAGATACTAAATTGCAGATGGGAGCACCCAATGGGTTCCGTAAAGTTTTAGCTTTTGCTGCTCAACAAATATAATATGATGGTTGTTCATACACTGGCTTATAAAGGATTAATATCCATCAACTAGTATATCTCAAGTTTTTTTTGAATACAGTTTTCAACTAACGTTTCTGTTAGGGGTGTAAAGGAGGCCCACAAACTTGTAGTCTTATACTGCTTAAGTAGTGGAAAGAATTGTGCTTATAAAGGATCTCCATTCTCTTTTCCTCGCGGGGCGCCTTTTGGACAAAGCCATAAGGGGTATCTCCCATCCTGAAAAGACGGAGGGGTCTCCCCAAagtggacaatacctcgtgACAAGATGCAACCCCTTGTTCTGCTCTAACATATAGGGCGACTCGGGTGCGTGGACCTTCCTCCGTACAATCCTTCCCACTTGGGGGATAATTTTAGGGGTGTAAAGGGGGGCCACAAACCTTTAGTCCCATATTGCTTGAGTAATGG contains these protein-coding regions:
- the LOC103701478 gene encoding diphthamide biosynthesis protein 3-like; amino-acid sequence: MAAYDEVEIEDMEWNEELQVFTYPCPCGDLFQITREDLRAGEEIARCPSCSLFITVIYNPEDFPDPERKQPPPSSVSPKLVVA
- the LOC103701479 gene encoding uncharacterized protein LOC103701479, which gives rise to MARILSQTLARQSQTLVHDPTRARLLPPPPNRLEGHRGRASRPEKALLVEVDLETEAAGPDVEVLGMRRLEDAIHGIIVRRSAPDWLPFIPGASYWVPPRKRPYGVVELIGRLANPMTEEEVLSLTSVRGWPSSAFFVEGVSPHPAKKGLEKASAQSDDEES